In the Acropora muricata isolate sample 2 chromosome 1, ASM3666990v1, whole genome shotgun sequence genome, one interval contains:
- the LOC136932035 gene encoding uncharacterized protein → MEEMTLLVIQQEQHSVLKDLIHDLDVWHKSAKLVKALTEASNLKDCGTIRDWIKPITNHFWFCCQQAEGDLSALKNKWFGVLHHLVGEHEWHDGQCSHGPLTAAENGKPILDKGSKAMEALRKVIMDKRWVESLIFYVWFKHTSFLENFNSMVLKYAPKRNSFDYIAFCIQMLLSALDHNMHTFRPQATTKDGKLIWKKQYSKRTKRWHPEPVKAEKSFEYIPYLMATILKARLDDKATAERVLSLPEEHPRHLEPTIALRESPELIDLVQEYQSRFQ, encoded by the exons ATGGAAGAAATGACTCTCCTGGTCATACAGCAAG AACAACATTCTGTGTTGAAAGACCTCATCCATGATCTTGATGTCTGGCACAAGTCAGCAAAGCTGGTCAAGGCTTTGACTGAA GCTTCTAACCTCAAAGACTGTGGGACTATTCGAGACTGGATCAAACCGATAACAAACCATTTCTGGTTTTGCTGCCAACAGGCCGAAGGTGATTTGTCTGCATTGaag AACAAATGGTTTGGTGTACTTCACCATTTAGTTGGAGAGCACGAATGGCATGACGGGCAGTGCTCACATGGACCACTTACAGCAGCAGAGAATGGAAAACCAATACTTGACAAGGGTTCTAAGGCAATGGAGGCCCTCAGAAAGGTCATCATGGACAAGAGATGGGTGGAAAGTTTGATTTTCTATGTATGGTTCAA GCACACAAGCTTTTTAGAAAACTTCAACAGTATGGTGCTTAAGTATGCCCCCAAGAGGAACTCCTTTGA CTACATTGCATTCTGCATTCAAATGCTACTTTCAGCTCTAGATCACAACATGCACACCTTCCGGCCGCAAGCCACTACAAAGGATGGCAAACTGATCTGGAAAAAACAGTACTCGAAACGTACCAAACGGTGGCATCCAGAACCAGTTAAAGCTGAGAAGTCATTTGAATACATTCCATACTTGATGGCCACCATCCTAAAGGCAAGATTGGATGACAAGGCAACTGCAGAACGGGTGCTCTCTCTTCCTGAGGAGCATCCTAGGCACCTGGAACCAACAATTGCCCTTAGGGAGAGCCCTGAGCTAATTGATCTGGTACAAGAATACCAGAGCagatttcagtga
- the LOC136929037 gene encoding uncharacterized protein: MFLNLYGISKSRFQRLLDHYENHGISLRIHGNSKRLPHNALPVAVTEDVKNFLSNFVDENAVLLPGRIPGFKNEDIQLLSSSETKMNVWRCFQRACEESNKQAVCYTKFIDLWKQFFPNVVVAKPMTDLCFICQQNTSKLVRAANLPEEEKSQCVQAQQAHLNSVQTERELYKKVCEEAKWNFEEVQDQIDLEEPHELCTLATTMHYSFDFAQQVHIPSNPMQPGPIYFKTPRKCAIFGVMCEAIPRQVNYLIDEASDVGKGANTTISYVHHYFQHHGLGETSAHLHADNCSGQNKNNYFMWYLAWRTILQLHHSIRYSFLIAGHTKFGPDRCFGIIKKSYKVSYISSLYEFANMVESSNSGINKAQLVGTHDGTVIVPVYDWSSFLEQFFKKVPNIKKYHHFRFCKEEPGRVYFKELNSSAEQSLMLLKNPAILPMATRLPAKLNPAGLSQERKQYLYREIRPFCKPGTEDLVAPVP, translated from the coding sequence ATGTTTCTCAACCTCTATGGAATCAGCAAATCTCGCTTTCAGAGGCTTCTAGATCACTACGAAAATCATGGTATTTCTCTGCGAATTCACGGTAACAGTAAGAGACTACCGCACAACGCGCTCCCAGTTGCTGTTACCGAGGatgtaaaaaattttcttaGCAATTTCGTGGACGAAAATGCAGTGCTACTTCCAGGAAGGATCCCTGGTTTTAAAAATGAAGACATCCAATTACTTTCATCGAGTGAAACCAAAATGAATGTGTGGAGGTGTTTTCAAAGAGCCTGTGAGGAGTCTAACAAGCAAGCTGTTTGTTACACAAAATTTATCGACTTGTGGAAACAGTTTTTTCCAAATGTCGTCGTGGCCAAGCCAATGACCGACTTGTGTTTCATCTGCCAACAAAATACTTCGAAGCTGGTTCGAGCTGCCAATCTTCCGGAAGAAGAAAAATCTCAATGCGTCCAAGCGCAACAAGCACATTTAAATTCAGTGCAGACCGAGAGAGAACTTTATAAAAAGGTTTGTGAAGAGGCAAAATGGAATTTTGAAGAAGTGCAAGACCAAATAGACCTTGAAGAACCTCACGAGTTGTGTACGCTGGCAACTACTATGCACTATTCCTTTGATTTTGCACAGCAGGTACATATACCGAGTAATCCAATGCAACCCGGTCCCATCTACTTTAAAACGCCGCGTAAATGTGCTATTTTTGGAGTGATGTGCGAAGCGATCCCTCGGCAGGTAAACTATCTGATCGATGAGGCCAGTGATGTCGGTAAAGGAGCAAACACAACCATCAGCTATGTCCACCACTATTTCCAACATCATGGACTCGGAGAAACGTCTGCTCATCTCCATGCTGATAACTGTTcaggacaaaataaaaacaactatTTTATGTGGTACTTGGCTTGGAGGACTATACTACAGCTTCATCATTCGATTAGATACTCTTTTTTGATTGCTGGACACACCAAGTTTGGTCCCGACCGTTGTTTCGGTATTATAAAAAAATCTTACAAAGTGAGCTATATTTCTTCACTATACGAATTTGCCAATATGGTGGAGTCATCAAACTCCGGGATTAACAAAGCACAGCTTGTGGGGACGCACGATGGAACAGTTATCGTCCCGGTTTACGACTGGTCTTCATTTCTTGAACAGTTCTTTAAAAAGGTTCCAAATATTAAGAAATATCACCATTTCCGATTTTGCAAAGAGGAACCcggaagggtttattttaaagAGCTCAACTCGTCTGCTGAACAGTCGTTAATGCTGTTGAAGAATCCTGCAATCCTTCCCATGGCCACGCGGCTTCCAGCCAAACTGAATCCAGCAGGGTTGAGCCAGGAACGAAAGCAGTATTTGTACCGTGAAATCAGGCCTTTCTGTAAGCCTGGAACCGAAGATCTAGTTGCTCCTGTGCcttga
- the LOC136918908 gene encoding uncharacterized protein, translating to MNRHTSNRSDDLENECFQDSPPSSRQRSMRTPGVPQGQNRPRVLVARNRQESRLSVRRDLQFNSSSRESRGEETSPVFPLINCSPGQSGSQQVTRHSSMSCMTTPLDTPQQVSRPGELQRQLHGLQRQIATLSEKIDRLQDSTRSTTSTQGVKTSRTDEKLPRDMVACVHKIVAKLKEKDPPVEWTLDSNNSFNDDVNCEVSRMIERGVQATSAFKEADPVLLERAIRTYFKTLKARRRRTEVSVRRSALPEVKNKQEESVVLARRNQRRHNKLKGRKTTLRQSAYSMEKKTNCRKS from the exons ATGAATCGCCACACTAGTAACCGATCAGATGATTTGGAAAATGAATGTTTCCAAGATTCCCCTCCAAGCTCGAGACAACGTTCCATGCGTACG CCCGGAGTTCCACAAGGCCAGAATCGTCCACGTGTTTTGGTGGCAAGAAATCGACAAGAAAGCCGCTTGTCAGTCCGTCGCGACCTTCAGTTTAATTCTTCTTCACGCGAGTCTCGTGGCGAAGAAACCTCTCCAGTTTTTCCTCTTATCAATTGCAGTCCAGGGCAATCTGGATCTCAACAGGTAACCAGACATTCTTCGATGAGTTGCATGACAACGCCATTAGATACACCGCAGCAAGTCTCTCGTCCCGGTGAACTTCAAAGACAGTTACATGGATTGCAGCGTCAGATCGCCACATTGAGCGAAAAAATTGACCGCCTTCAGGACTCTACGCGGTCTACGACATCTACACAAGGAGTGAAAACCAGCAGAACAGACGAAAAGCTTCCAAGGGATATGGTG GCATGTGTCCACAAAATTGTCGCCAAGTTGAAAGAAAAGGACCCACCTGTGGAGTGGACATTGGACTCTAACAATAG ttttaatgatGATGTCAACTGTGAAGTAAGCAGAATGATAGAGAGAGGTGTTCAGGCAACCTCAGCATTCAAAGAAGCTGATCCTGTGTTGTTGGAAC GTGCAATAAGAACCTATTTTAAGACACTTAAAGCAAGGAGGAGGAGAACCGAGGTCTCTGTAAGGCGATCAGCTTTACCTGAGGTTAAAAACAAACAGGAAGAAAGTGTTGTTCTAGCAAGGAGGAATCAAAGGCGACACAAC AAACTCAAGGGACGTAAAACAACCCTAAGACAGTCTGCTTAcagcatggaaaaaaaaacaaactgcagGAAGTCATGA
- the LOC136909755 gene encoding uncharacterized protein → MSLRLLCKQTSKRSSNALFYFPEEQKTGIAPTRIIDEKDLDLTPGMVVTVTWDREKIEAEILALDDDLKVLNEKDLEWSKEHLTAQTGIPQTAATEEKKSTNSDTESPNKPLARTKKSVQPRRSREKEDQSSENPYEQCLAAQKKRALEWKSARDSKRVKSVPVVNKPPEASCVHGDCRQEDTIKLLRQQLQTKTTECNDFKAMLKSIEEQNVQILKNQTEMQENFFKLLEKIQVSISEIKDSIETCPVASNFGGHLNPLLEHDPENLAGAIIITDSADHESPVKDVAESAEQTRYLSTINYDTLSNLREENRPSDVPSAAKRQGSASQDVGEELISTCVTPTRIKTIQETLSKPETERHLCALKLLPHFFSKEELAESNTDGSHGKKFLDGTKLNSLKLLVFSKFPASTSEEKDKAWRFIKGKINTKCRAARRISLPDSTASRPE, encoded by the exons ATGTCCCTCAGATTGTTGTGCAAACAGACTAGCAAGCGTTCATCCAATGCATTGTTTTACTTTCCGGAAGAGCAAAAGACCGGAATCGCACCAACGCGAATAATCGACGAAAAAGACCTAGATTTAACTCCAGGAATGGTGGTGACGGTCACTTGGGACAGAGAGAAAATTGAAGCAGAGATACTAGCATTAGATG ATGACTTGAAAGTTCTGAACGAGAAGGACTTAGAATGGTCTAAGGAACACTTGACTGCTCAGACCGGTATTCCTCAGACCGCTGCTACAGAAGAGAAGAAGAGTACCAATTCGGACACCGAGTCCCCAAACAAGCCATTGGCGCGCACCAAAAAG TCGGTTCAACCGCGAAGATCACGAGAGAAAGAAGACCAAAGCTCGGAAAATCCTTACGAACAATGTTTGGCCGCCCAGAAGAAGCGTGCTTTGGAGTGGAAATCAGCTCGTGATTCCAAAAGAGTCAAGTCAGTACCAGTAGTAAATAAACCCCCTGAGGCGAGCTGCGTTCATGGTGACTGTCGTCAGGAAGATACCATTAAACTCCTGCGCCAGCAGCTCCAAACAAAAACGACTGAGTGCAACGATTTCAAAGCAATGCTAAAGAGCATTGAAGAGCAAAACGTCCAGATCCTCAAAAACCAGACCGAAATGCAAGAGAATTTTTTCAAG TTGCTAGAGAAAATACAAGTCTCTATTTCAGAAATTAAAGATAGCATAGAGACATGTCCTGTTGCTTCGAACTTTGGAGGACACCTTAATCCTCTACTGGAGCATGACCCTGAAAATCTG GCTGGTGCCATTATCATAACCGACTCTGCTGATCATGAATCTCCAGTGAAGGACGTTGCAGAATCAGCTGAACAGACCCGATACCTGTCCACCATCAACTATGATACCTTGAGTAACCTTCGTGAAGAAAACAGGCCCAGTGATGTACCATCTGCTGCCAAACGACAAGGAAGCGCTTCTCAAGACGTTGGCGAGGAGTTGATCAGCACATGTGTTACCCCAACCAGAATAAAGACCATTCAAGAAACATTGTCAAAGCCAGAGACTGAACGGCACTTGTGTGCCTTGAAGTTGCTGCCACATTTTTTCAGTAAAGAGGAACTTGCCGAAAGCAATACAGATGGCAGTCATGGCAAAAAATTTCTCGACGGTACCAAATTAAACTCGCTGAAATTATTAGTCTTTAGTAAGTTTCCAGCGAGTACCAGTGAGGAGAAAGACAAGGCTTGGAGGTTTATAAAGGGGAAAATTAATACTAAGTGTCGTGCTGCCCGCAGAATTTCGCTGCCAGACTCTACTGCCTCACGTCCAGAATAA